The window ACGACACGTTCGAAGGACGCGCCGGGCAGACCCGCCGCGAGCGCGTCGCGGTATCCCATCCAATCGGTGTTGTAGCCGACGAGACGCCCGTCCCGGAACACCACAAGGTTGACGGCACCGAGCCGTTCGGCATCCGGATCCAACTCGTCGACGACCCCGAGCACCCGCTGTTTGCAGGGGTGCGTGATGTTCATCGCCGCGTAGCCGAGACCGCGCGCTTCGGCGAGGAGCTCGCCGACATCGTCGGCGCTCTTGCCGAGTTCAAGCAGATCGAGGATGCGGTACTCGTAGTCCAGCCCCAGTGCGGCTGCCTCCGCTTCGTGCATCGGCGGAGTGAGTGACGCCGTGATGCCTTCGCCGATCAGCCCGACCAGGTACTCGGCCCGCGGTGCGTGCGCGCGGGGCCTGATGGGTGAGGTGGGTTCGGTCATGAGATGTCGGGAAGCTCGAAGTCGACGGTGGCGAGGGACACCTTGACGGGGGCGGACACTCGGAGCACCTCGGCATGCGCCGGATGCCGGTTATAGGCGGCGAGCCCTTCGAGGTCGTCGAAGTCCGCGACCAGCGCGAGGTCGTGCGAGAACTCGCCACCGAGGACATCCGAGCCCACGGTCAGGGCCCGAAGCTCCGGAATCTGGGCCGGCAGCGCCCGCAGCAGGGACATCCAGTCTTCCCGCTGCTGCGCGGTGAAGGTGGGAACGAATCGGAAGACGGCGACGTGGCGGATCACGCCGGCACCCCCTCCGGCGCGTCACGGCGCTGTTGATACTGGGCGGCCAGTCGCACCGGGGCGTTGAGCGCGCCGTAGCC is drawn from Microbacterium sp. zg-B96 and contains these coding sequences:
- a CDS encoding Dabb family protein, with translation MIRHVAVFRFVPTFTAQQREDWMSLLRALPAQIPELRALTVGSDVLGGEFSHDLALVADFDDLEGLAAYNRHPAHAEVLRVSAPVKVSLATVDFELPDIS